In Gossypium hirsutum isolate 1008001.06 chromosome A10, Gossypium_hirsutum_v2.1, whole genome shotgun sequence, the DNA window TACACTGTATGGGGTGTCAAGAGTCATTAGACTAAAGGCGGTTTATATTATGAATGCTGCATAGAGATGTTTAATTTAGTTGTTCGAGAGATGCTAAAGCAAAGTTTCGGTACTTTAGTCTTAGCTTATCTTCTTCTTGAAGGACTTGGAGTGAACTTATATCTCATGATGATCACTTTATAGAGTCCAATTTTAGGCTAGTTCAAGGTGCAATTTTATTGAAAGTTAATAAAACTAAGAAGTTGAAATCATTAAATAAGATTAAATCTGATGTGATGGTTGTATTTGAGGGTGTTGTGACAATGTTATTCGAGTATTTGTAATGTTGTAGGTTTCATTTAGGAGATATATATTTTTGCATATaggtataataattttaattaaatttaataataaatatatcataaatatttttatattttattattttaaataataaatcaaatttcaaCCATGATATATGTTGACTGCTCACCTCATTCTTTAATCCTATGGCCGGGAATTTGATCCCTATTCATGGGAATGAGGCAGAggcaaattcaaaatatttttaagtgaGGCCaatactaaattataattttgagtggtgaaaatataattttatcatttattaaattatgatttcatcatttttaatggtctaaatatattttttttcattttaaggggtcaaagtgcaattttactacATATTAACttgaattcttattatttatgaagggactaaattatattattttcattcttttggGCTAACCCTTAAATTCGCCCCTGAAATGAAACACATTTTATAATCAGTCATTTACCTCTTTAAAGAACACCCaacgataaaaaaattaattactattcattccaattaaaaaatataataaatcaaatttcgAGATAAAAGAATGGAATTTtagacaacaacaaaaaaaaattttcatacaacttgTTATGCTACTAAaaagtggttttttttttaaatatatttaaggtGGGAAAAAAATTATTCGGAAATAAGAGTTGAAGATATTTTGGTATAAAGTACTATACATTGCAGATATTTAGGTACTTCACCTATCATAttacattaaatttttatatcagaaaaaaggaactacttgaaaaaaaaaagtcaatatTTGCTATCATACTCTATACTTTTcttaagttataaatttagtatCTGTAttttaatttagccattttcagtttttgtatttttaaaatttaaaaattttagttttaatcaaatggtaattattattaaattcattaacttttattatttttaaaacttgatGTATCAAATATATTATCGCACGTGTAATAATCTGCCAGTTTGTTATTTTCGCATATTACTTACAAATTAACGACTGTCGTTTACAttatggctaaaattttaaattttaaaaaatataggcACTAAGAATGATCCAATTGATGAATGTGGACTAAATCATTTACGCATAATACATGACTGACATAATTTAACCAAGCATGGTTAACTGTTACCAttcagtccaaaattcaaaaagtacaaggactaaaagttatcaaattaaaGTTAGATGCTAAATCTAAAACTTACACAAAAAAACAGGGCCTAATAgcaaaatttttaagaaaaagaaaaggttttgttTTTTCTTGAGCACTAATCCACTAAGTCAAAAGGTGACACCATCGTTGATGGAATAATTTTCCTATTAGCCATCTTCGTATTATAATGACGGtcttaattattttacttttagtaTAAACAACAACGGTCCTACTAATATTCTTTTAGCCTTTAAAAATGCACCGAccatgaatttttattatttgatccCTCTAATTTTTCTACTATTATAGCCATTATTATATCAATACCGTTATCTAGTATTTTTATTGAGCTCGTGTCAAGAGAGTCTTAGTTTAGTTGTGAATTTATGAAACAtcgtttatttttataaaacaacaaatataAATTTGAGAGTATTTTTATCCTTTTATATGAAAAATTGCAAGGATACATTCACGTGATtacatacaatttagaaaaataaacgTATATGATGAAATTTGAACCCAATACCTCAAAATTTACTTTACCTCAACTTTATCATTTCAACAAAAGTCATTTttgatttttaaatcaattttttatatacttatttcataattctttttCACCTAGATGGTGTGTATTGTAAATTTAGTTATAATTAAggtaggtaaaagtaccatgaggGCCCATATACTAAGAGTAATATTGCATATTATCCCTCTACTcaagaaatgggtaaattagtctcGGTATGTAAGATAAAATAACAAATTGAtcttttgtatttaaaatttcatcaatttgtaCTGTTAAAATCTAGCGTGACTGACAGAATAATCAGGCAATGACACATGGGAtgccacgtgtacctcatgcttattagagctgatcatgggtcgggccgaGCCATGATTGGACCGGGCTGAGGTAAAAATTTAGGTTCGTTTCCTAAGTCTGACTTGACCTGAAAAgtgggtctaaaattttgcccaagcctggcccagataaaaaaaatactaaaacctgAACCCGACCCACCcgtgttaaattttttatataaaaataagatttaaaaatataatacatcaaatacactaaaaacattaaaataaatatttcccaataaattgaaaataaatttaaaaaaattatacttaaataacactaagatgggtataacttaataagcaaatgcctctaaaatagtaggaaaattaacaataaaactagagttatacaatatctaaataataacaacaaaatagtagcaatataatagcgaaatgacAACAAAACAGTGACAAAATAgtggaaaaataattttttttttcaaattcgggCTGGGTCAGGACCACAGAAACTTACCCGATGCctggcccgtttaaaaaatgagccttattttttttcaaacccaTTTTCTGaacctatatttttgtccaaatcctCCACTTTTTGAATAGGCCTTCGAGCCCAGTCAAGTGGCCCAATCCATAATCAAGTCTAATGTTGATGTATAGaaatcaatttttaacagtaaaatagaaaagaatttttaataaaaaaataattttctttttaatctgtacatggattaatttatttgttttttgaataaaaaaataaattacaatttaactattaatacGATACTTTTACCAATTAAGTGTTAAAACCGAGTATGAAAGAGCTAGGCAAAAAGAACCCCATAAATGAAATGAGCAAATTGTGAGGAAATAGTTAGCCGCCCATTGAAGACTTCTGTTAAGAGTGAAAGTGATTTAAGTGAGTGTGGTCAAAGCTGCCGTCGACTGCCATTCTCATTTGAACACTGTTTCTCCCCCCGCAAATGGCCACACTATTTGCAATCAAATTGCAAAAAACAGTAAACAAATGGATAGGTTTCAACTTTCTATTGATGATTTCTTTCGGTCTTTATGGCAACCCAATGCAAATTGGCATTCTTTTGACTGTTATTCCACATCTTTTAGTGTGAATCTACTGAAAACCCTGCTGCTTCCCCTTTCCGGAGACATAATAAGTGAGTGGGGAATAGTTTTAAATTATCCATACAAATTCAAAGGTATACTCATGTttgaaagaatttgaaaaaaaaaaattaagcctgaaagataaattaataaaaaatagacTTATTTAAAATATGGTTTCAATTTAGgcatttttttttcgattttatgatatgtttttatatacttgatatcataaaaaatcaaaactcGTGCCAaggtttatttatatatataaaaaaacatgtttagttaataaattgtttctatttaaaattctaataaaagaaatatatatgtgattactaaatattaataatataataaataatttttaaaagacttaaatgtaaaattagaccttaaactttcatttttttccatttaggtacttaaaactttttttttgagcGGGTCAAAAAGTAGTACATAAATTATCAATTTCGTCCCATTTTACCTAAAAGCCTAAAAGCATAAAATTGGCTAATAAAAAAACATGACATGTGGCACATTCTTATTGAACAACATGCATGATTTTAGTAAAATGAGAcgaaattgataattttaatatacTTCAAAGAAAATCAACATGGGTAAAGCTTAAATAGGTTAATTAaccatttacacaaaatagatgACCTTAGTCAAAATTTTAAGTCTGTATTTCGACTTGAACTGAACTTGGACAACAAATTTGCAATTAATGTCCTAAAACCAAAGCAAATCTGATCTAACCAAGCCTAACCCATAAATACTGACTCAAAAATTACTCTGATGGAGCAGTTAAGGTAGATTCAAGAGAGGCCGCGGCGGGGGAAATATTGAGAGACCATCATAGCAAATGGATTGTTGGATTTAACAGGAGGTTGAGTCTTTGCTCTGTATTCAATGTTGAGCTTtgggtattctaaatggtttgaTTGTAATACATAACAAGAGCTGGGACAAAGTGTCAATTCGGATGGATATTCATTGGGTTTGAGTTATGATGTTTAATTGAATTAGTTCAATACAATTAATTTTAGCATCTAACTACTCAAATATTCGAATATTAATATTTGCAATTTTGTTTAATCAAATGGAAACTTTTTATTAATGAAAGAGAAGTTTACAAGCAAAACGGGTGGAAATCCTTTTCAGTATCCTTTTACAAGCAAAAACGATACCATTTTGGGGGATTGGGTACGAAATGCCCTAAACTTTGTACCAAAAGAACTTGGGGGGTTGGGTTTGGCAATTTTCCCAATTATGGAATCAATtgggaaatgaaatgaaataataaagGTAAAAACATCACTCTAGTTCCActcaattttgatattaagcAAATTAGTCCCTTTCAGAAAAAATCAGAGCAATTTAAATTCTTGTCAATTTCGAAAGTAAGCAGCTAAAGACTATTCATCATGAAacttagcttctttttttttagtcaattgtacataattttgatcgatataattcaaaatatttataaataggTAGAATgtgtaaaatttaaaagttaaatttattattataccaatcaaaatcatataaagttgacaaaaaaattaatatttcattaattttccaTAGATGCTAACTTTCGAAATTAACATGGATTGAATTACTCCGATATATTTAAGAAGGACCAATTTACTCAAATCCCAAAATTGAAAGATACAAAAGAAAACTttttactaataataaaataaaaataaagacatCATATGTATAGAATTTTGTtgcttaattttctattttacatTATGCTTACCGATTCGTCTTCTACTATTTAATTCAGATACATCATTcctttatttaaatttaagtaataaaataatatttaaagaaaCCAATTCTTTTTCAAAGAAGATATGCTTAGACTTTGGATGATTATCTTTGATTTTTCTTCGTAAcagtaataattttttaaaatcatacgATTTATAGGAAGATAACGTGTTTTAGTACACTTGAACCTACGTCttcttacattgacaacaatacttatGCGAATCGAGCTAAAATTTAATCGACTTGCATTGTAATTTATAGtcaaactatatataaaaaaacattatcCACATATTAAAAGGGACAATTAATTTTAATGGGATGAAAGTAAATCATCTTAAAAGGACTAAAGAGAAATTTTATCTTTTCTGGGGCCCCTGCCTCACCCTCCCCTTGCGCGGAcctgatgtgtatatatatttagaacTTTTATCACAAAATCGTGGCAATCTCAAACCCATTAAACTTGAACTTTTGGTCAAATTATTTTCCAAAACCCTCTTCTCCTGCGCACAgtaaacaaaatccatggtttgTTCTAATCTTCTTCTTCTTAATCTCTTcttttattacatgtttttttttctgaTATATTATGTATGTCTGGTTTTTTTACAGGATCTTGAAAACGGAACTGTTCGATACGAAGATGTTAGTCGTTAATGGAGTTCTTCACATAATATAAACACCAGTTTCTGTAATCTGTTAAACTGAACTGTGTTctgttttcccttttttttttccaggAATATATAACGAATTCTCGAGGACTAAAGCTATTTACATGCAGATGGTTACCAGTAAACGAAGAACCCAAAGCTTTAATCTTTCTCTGCCATGGTTATGCCATGGAATGCAGTATCACCATGAACAGTaagtacatacatacatacatacatgcatatagaTTATATATATAAGGAAACATGATGATATATGGTACAAAATCCAGGTACTGCAATCCGATTGGTGAAAGCAGGATATGCAGTTTATGGCATAGATTATGAAGGCCATGGCAAGTCTTCGGGGTTGCAGGGCTATATCTCAAGTTTCAGTCATGTTGTTGATGATTGTTCCGATTATTTCACTGATATTTGTGGTAATTATGAAATTTCAatttctctttatatatatacattacatatataaaagttatttactttgttttttttaatgaaaaaattgcAGAGaaaaaggagaataaaaagaaGATGAGGTTTTTGTTAGGGGAATCAATGGGAGGAGCAGTGTTGTTGCTTGTTCATAGGAAGAAGCCTGAATATTGGGATGGGGCTGTCTTGGTTGCCCCAATGTGCAaggtaaattttattttctttgttttattttttttaaaatatgaatataatatgtcgatttatatttatattttatatttttataaagagataaaattatgaaattatgttcATTAAAAATCTAAACACGAatcttatttatatttaaagcTAGAGTGGGCAACATCTTTAAACAAAAAATGGTTATTTTCTGtccttgcttttctttttctaaaaaagaaaagaccttttcttcagttttattattattatttaacttccTTTATTGTGGGAACCACGatgaacaaaaaaacaaaaaagttttccaaaataaaatGGAATAGCGTGTGTTGAGTGTTTTCCTTTTTTTCGGAATAGTAGTATCTGCGTATTTGTATGATATGGGTATTGCTTGTTGACATGATACGCTAGTTAGGTAGACTTCAtgtatataaacacatattttacTCAGACTTAACACATGTTTATAAGATCTTATGCACATGTAACATCACATAAGAGCGAACCCGACTTACAAGTTAATCTTTTAAACTTATTACACTCTGTCCTAAATCCATTCAGGTTGTGAGTCGGTATTGATAATTACCCTATCAACGTGGGAACCACATTTGGTagctataataataatataccttAATGATGTGAacttttggtttgtaattttgttaaataaaagttaaataatttaattaggatatttttataaaaatactttttttaaagaaaaagtaaaaaagaacGTTGACCCATAATTTGGCAGTAAAAGACGGAAATTAGTTATAAGAACATTATTGCTCTTTGGTTGTTTATGATATTAAATTTGTCTGAAAGTCAATTTAAACCGAAAAAAAGAgttttttaactttgaaaaatgtcaaTTTTCCATTCTTAAGTTGTCTTAATTTGAAAGATTACAATTTTTTGGTCAAATCTACtattaatctctatattttatgaaaattatagatttaatctttatactttaatttgaaatttttttattcctgtattgatttttattttgtgaTAAACAAATATATTAGAGTTTTCTTTTGACATTTATAAAAATACgataactaaaaatattaaattaaaatatagggactaaattgaatttgaaCATGTgtaatttgtaataaaaaaattattaatgtccTTTAATCAACGTGAAAGGGGCTTTTATTTTGTCATATACTAGAGTTTGCGTTTGACTTTTAGAATAAGTCCATTCAAAAAATGTCACAGCTTACCTCATATAAAAGGACAAATATAGCAAAAAgaagtatattaatttaatagtaattttaaattttaaaagtttacatTTGCGTCCCATGTAAATCATGtgtaaattctttcaaatttttatttagatccaaatatatttcaatacaaatgaatttttttttaattttctctctcttttttttaaaaattttagttttttttaataagaaCTACAAAACAAGTAAtattttttgattaaaatttattcttaaactaaaaaaaattatcgtACCCAAATTTGATCTGATCTTAGTCCCACCTTTGAATAAACTGCTTTGAACAGCTGTTATGGTTGAATAAATTATCCCTTTTTTACTTTGATCAAGTTGTaagtttctttttataatttagatcAGATCAaggaatattaaaaataattattttatattaattaattaatatgtaTAGATTGCAGATGAAATGAAGCCACATCCATTGGTGATAAGTGTATTGCAAAAGGTCAACAAGTTTATTCCAACGTGGAGAATAGTTCCAGGTCAAGATGTCATTGATGCTGCTTTTAGACAGCCTGAAATAAGAGCTCAGgtacctttctttcttttttatcttCTCCTATAGTGGCGGGTCCATCACTGTTTACTGAAAGCTCGAGTGCATTAATAACTTGGAATGCTACCATTTGGGTTATTATGGTTCACCTTCTTAAGCATTTTACGAAATACTCACTTTATGAAACCATAGCTTGTTTATCTACTCGAGCTTATAGTAAAGTCATTCTGTGAATCCATGTGAACTGGAAAGACAAAACCCTGAATTAAAATGGAATTACAGGTTAGAGCAAATCCGTATTGCTACAAAGGACGGCTTCGTTTGAACACAGCCAATGAACTTCTAAACACCAGCCTGGAAATTGAACAAAGACTCCAtgaggtttgttaattttttccttattttacccCTATTCTTTTTGGGTTAATTACACTAAATGTCCCCAAACTATCTCTCAGAttttaaattgattccttaaaataTCAATATTGTATCAATTAAGTCATTCAGTTAACTTAATCATCAATTTAGAGGTAGAGTATATTTACAATGTTTGTACTTATCAATGACAATTTGGATATAAGTTTGAACGTGTCTTGTCTCATTAACTTCGAACAGGTTTCATTACCATTTCTAGTTCTACATGGAGGGGAAGATAAAGTAACAGACAAAGCAGTGAGCCAGCAATTGTACAATGATGCAGCAAGTTCGGACAAGAGTTTCAAGTTGTATCCTGGGATGTGGCATGGCCTGTTGTATGGTGAATTACCGGAAAACATCGAGATTGTGTCTGCAGATACTATTGGTTGGCTGAACCAGAGGAGTGAGTTCGGGAACTCGAGGTTGGAGAGAGAATTGAAACTTCAAGATGATGAGATTTTGATCTTGAAACACAAGTGAACTTattataattaaatgttatagtGAAAATTTGTACCTGAAAAAGAAAATTGTGTAATATTAaagtattatataatatattatgaaGTGTGTCTCGTATTTTTTGGTCAAATCAAATTAAAGTAGAAACAATATTACGATGAAGAATCATCTGACATCACGACGACAAAATAATATTCGAAATAAAGACAAAATAGAGATGATATCGTGATGAGAAACTTGGGATGTCACGACGAAACGGGAATTTCCTaacttaaaacaactccatattAAACTTTTAGCAGGATTATTTTTTTACTGTGTCACCCTAGAACACATAGAACAATCACCGTATAAGCTCCGATGAGCACTCAAGAACCACAACATTTGACTCCATTAAGTCACCAAAATCTAATTAATCCAGTGTCATCATCAAATCCATATCCCTTAGACGATGAAGTATTTATTGTGTGCAAGTTACATGCACGTTATTTTTTTCCtgatatttcaataaaatattttatattattttatattaaaatttattttttataaatacatataataaaattgtGCATCACACATgtataaaatttagttaatttattattttaaatattttaaagatattaaactaaattttatcatttaaaagggacaaaatgcaattttatcattatatcaaTTTAGGAGTTAAATGTTATTTCTTTTGTCTTGTTTAGCGGCAATGTCAACTTCCGGGCTGGCTATCgcccattttttttctcttctatcaaccttttctttctttcttcttctcattcactaCACACGTCTTCTCTCTTTTCAGTTTGCAGATCTATTTTGTGGGTTTCTTTGTTGTCTGCATAAGTTGTGATGAACAAATGACGATACTTGTTGTTCGCTAAAATTCCACCGGCCACCAGTAGTTTTTCTTGGAAAGTGGGTGGCTCTTCGTCaactttttaatttgtttctggtttgagagtatttcagaataataaataatttttgtgtCGATTTAGACtcgtgttgtcttaagttttatatgtttttttgtttgtttttccattgtttaataagtcttcagttttagaagtttttgtttgCTCTTGTAGCACGTTTTTTAGTCTTGATTATACATGTAATTTTAgctttacaagtgattttagggatgattttgttattgtcctctctagtttggtgaatgctcgattcttttgtcgatttttgcttGTTGCTTTGGACCATCCAAAGCTGATTTCAttatcgtattaagtgcttgcaatcactccagatatgtcGTGCTTGATTTGTAACAAAGTCAATTGTCAACatgtcataatgttctattgatgctaaGGCTAAAGCCTTTGTTGTGTTAATGAAACTTGTCATTTACCATTTACAACGAGTATTTGCTATTTGCTTCTCTCTGAAATATATTATtccattcattgaatgaattaatgaatttactttttttaaaaatatgtatatttatcaCATTAACAATTTGGGTTTTAACATGTTGAAAAAAGAATAAAgtcctaaaaaaaattatatagtaAATATTTTCGTATTTCATTTAATGTACAACCTGACAACTAAAATGATAGATTTGATTGAaatgatattaatatttttaaagatatgaTTAAAAAGATTTGAAGTTTGGGGCTAATTAAGAATCTGCGCTATATATGGAGGACATCTAatgcaattaatttttttatcgaaATCTAATGGGTCTTTTTTTTCGTCTACTTTGAACAGGTTTCATTACCATTTCTAGTGTTATATGGAGGGGATGATACATTGACATACAAAGCAGGTAGCCAACAACTGTACCATGTTGCATCAAGTTCAGACAAGACACTCAAGTTGTATCTTGGgatgtgtaattttttttaaaattatttttaattattaatccGATAATGCATTATAATGATTGTATTAATTAACGACTTGTAACTTCTTTATGATGGGTAGGGATCTGGGACTACATTTTGTAGAGATATTGAAGGAGATTCCCTGACAGTGATTAAGAAAGTGAAGAACATAAAATCAATAATAGGCTCTTACATCCGAGACATTCAAGAACTAAGTAAGGTTCTCATTAAGAGCAACTTCCAACATGTAAAAAGATCAGCAAATGAAAAGGCACACGGCTTGGCATCAAATGGGCTAAAAATGGGAGAAGATGCTAAGTTACCTCAATCATAGTACAGTCGGACCAGGAGTTTTAGAAGCAGAGATTGATAGAGGATGGTGATAAAGGCTATCGATGCAATCAAGAGGAAAATAGCTGCAGCATCAGACTGATGAGTTTTCAAGATGCAAGATCTGCAAAGAAAATGATAGCAAGATCTGAAAGATTTTTTTGTAACTGGCTATCGAATGAAACTGCTGGTACAGGGAGATGACAGGGCGACAATTTAGTGGAGACTAGCTGTTTAATTATGACTGGATTAGGTTTTAGtttcctttttttaaattttgtcttttgttttttgatttcgggccttttcatttttcttcatgTGTGGGCCATATTTTTTAAACGGTTTCAAAGAAACtgagtttatttatttcttagGCTTGTGAGTTTAGGTacgcggtgcgtttacctgcggttagtgtaaaaatagcggtggcagTGAGATTGGATATTATAGTGATATTatagcgtgagataaaaagtaagctaaacgcaccgtacTGCCGCCCCAAACCCACCCTTATTTTAGATAAGCGATTGGGTGCaatgcggtgcggtgcgtttagcttactttttatctcacgctacagtatcgctacagtatctaatctaaccgccaccgctgtttttacactaactgcagCTAAAcgtaccgcccatccaaactcacccttagttaATAAATTCcagtcaattttaaaaaaaaaaactcaatttttgaTAGACAAAACAAATATGTAATCTTGATGGTATATAGAAATACAAGTGACCTATTAGTAAGTGGTTGGGTACAATGATAATGCATATTACACTCTTCCTAAGAGAAGAATATAGGTTCGAATCTTGAAAACAACATTATTAAGAAAGATAATCATAAACCCCAAACATGATCGTAAAACagcataatataaaataacaataaaaacaagTCACCTAATAAGTAACAATAtgcaattttcatcatcttcttttaACACTTTCTTTTAAATActataaaattatgtaaaattatgtaGTTGATCACCTAAACTTAAATATTACTTTTATAAAGATTAACAATCTTTTTCACCCTCTTTCATGatataatggttaattaatttagatcacATATATATAGGCAGGAGTTAAGTTTACAAAATTgaacccttaaatttttttacactttatttttgtcaaaattatgtaaatttaatGTTCAG includes these proteins:
- the LOC107897770 gene encoding caffeoylshikimate esterase isoform X2; translated protein: MECSITMNSTAIRLVKAGYAVYGIDYEGHGKSSGLQGYISSFSHVVDDCSDYFTDICEKKENKKKMRFLLGESMGGAVLLLVHRKKPEYWDGAVLVAPMCKIADEMKPHPLVISVLQKVNKFIPTWRIVPGQDVIDAAFRQPEIRAQVRANPYCYKGRLRLNTANELLNTSLEIEQRLHEVSLPFLVLHGGEDKVTDKAVSQQLYNDAASSDKSFKLYPGMWHGLLYGELPENIEIVSADTIGWLNQRSEFGNSRLERELKLQDDEILILKHK
- the LOC107897770 gene encoding caffeoylshikimate esterase isoform X1, yielding MDLENGTVRYEDEYITNSRGLKLFTCRWLPVNEEPKALIFLCHGYAMECSITMNSTAIRLVKAGYAVYGIDYEGHGKSSGLQGYISSFSHVVDDCSDYFTDICEKKENKKKMRFLLGESMGGAVLLLVHRKKPEYWDGAVLVAPMCKIADEMKPHPLVISVLQKVNKFIPTWRIVPGQDVIDAAFRQPEIRAQVRANPYCYKGRLRLNTANELLNTSLEIEQRLHEVSLPFLVLHGGEDKVTDKAVSQQLYNDAASSDKSFKLYPGMWHGLLYGELPENIEIVSADTIGWLNQRSEFGNSRLERELKLQDDEILILKHK